One Setaria italica strain Yugu1 chromosome I, Setaria_italica_v2.0, whole genome shotgun sequence DNA window includes the following coding sequences:
- the LOC101761932 gene encoding U-box domain-containing protein 35 — translation MGKYSDGKDGETGGSYPLVAVCIDKDKNSQNALKYATETLAHKGQTIVLVHVNTKGTSGGVEDAAGYKQPTDPQMKDLFLPFRCFCTRKDIHCKDVVLDDHDVAKSIVEFAAHAAIEKLVVGATARGGFVRFKAEICSTISKTAPDFCTVYVVTKGGKVTSVRQAIRQAPAVSPLRTMIQGPKPEHAHAAAQKWAPPPPSSRGDVAGTPMMQDNPIMSPFARTTGLSAGSARKPFPEFSLPESSDISFIGSAPRRSTERYPPRLSNGSDGLDQHSFEARTPSRWGDSFGNDSTAHSQTSTSSWCSQPNDDMEAEMKRLRLELKQTMDMYSTACKEALSAKQKAMELQRWKVEEEQRSQETRLTEESAMALIEQEKAKARAAIEAAEAAQRLADLEAQKRIGAEMKALKEAEERLRSMGSGAGARESVRYRRYTIEEIELGTDHFNEARKVGEGGYGPVYKGHLDHTPVAIKVLRPDAAQGRSQFQQEVEVLSCIRHPNMVLLLGACPEYGCLVYEYMANGSLDDCLFHRGGGGGAGGPVIPWQHRFRIAAEIATGLLFLHQTKPEPLVHRDLKPGNILLDRNYVSKISDVGLARLVPPSVADNVTQCHMTSAAGTFCYIDPEYQQTGMLGVKSDVYSLGVMLLQIVTARPPMGLTHHVGRALERGTFADLLDPAVHDWPMEEAHRFAEISLRCCELRRKDRPDLATVVLPELNRLRALGEDNMEYCNPMTGRGGGMHSSSGFHSGHYSQPRHDPASDPTLGRLHHSSHGSQSGMPTRRSNYN, via the exons ATGGGCAAGTACAGCGACGGCAAGGACGGCGAGACCGGCGGCAGCTACCCGTTGGTGGCGGTGTGCATCGACAAGGACAAGAACAGCCAGAACGCGCTCAAGTACGCGACCGAGACGCTCGCCCACAAGGGCCAGACCATCGTCCTCGTCCATGTCAACACCAAGGGCACCTCAG GAGGGGTGGAGGACGCCGCCGGGTACAAGCAGCCGACGGACCCGCAGATGAAGGACCTCTTCCTCCCGTTCCGCTGCTTCTGCACCCGGAAAGAC ATCCACTGCAAGGACGTGGTGCTGGACGACCACGACGTGGCCAAGTCGATCGTCGAGTTCGCCGCGCACGCCGCCATCGAGAAGCTCGTCGTCGGCGCCACCGCCAGGGGCGGCTTCGTCAG GTTCAAGGCGGAAATCTGCAGCACCATCTCAAAGACGGCGCCGGACTTCTGCACCGTGTACGTCGTCACCAAGGGCGGCAAGGTGACCTCGGTGAGGCAGGCCATCCGCCAGGCGCCGGCCGTCTCGCCGCTGCGCACCATGATCCAGGGGCCCAAGCCCGAACACGCGCACGCGGCCGCGCAGAaatgggcgccgccgcctccatcctcaaGAG GTGATGTAGCCGGGACGCCAATGATGCAAGACAATCCCATCAT GTCGCCGTTCGCGAGGACGACAGGACTGAGCGCGGGGTCAGCGCGGAAGCCTTTCCCGGAGTTCTCGCTGCCGGAGTCGTCGGACATCTCGTTCATCGGCTCCGCCCCGCGCCGGAGCACGGAGCGGTACCCGCCACGGCTGTCGAACGGGTCGGACGGCCTCGACCAGCACAGCTTCGAGGCGCGCACGCCCAGCCGGTGGGGCGACTCCTTCGGCAACGACAGCACGGCGCACTCCCAGACCAGCACCTCCTCATGGTGCTCCCAGCCCAATGACGACATGGAGGCGGAGATGAAGCGGCTTCGGCTGGAGCTGAAGCAGACCATGGACATGTACAGCACGGCGTGCAAGGAGGCGCTGAGCGCGAAGCAGAAGGCGATGGAGCTGCAGCGGtggaaggtggaggaggagcagcggtCGCAGGAGACGCGGCTGACGGAGGAATCGGCCATGGCGCTGATCGAGCAGGAGAAGGCCAAGGCGAGGGCGGCCATcgaggcggccgaggcggcgcagCGGCTGGCGGACCTCGAGGCCCAGAAGAGGATCGGCGCGGAGATGAAGGCGCTGAAGGAGGCCGAGGAGCGGCTCCGTTCCATGggctccggcgccggggccCGCGAGTCCGTCCGCTACCGCAGGTACACCATCGAGGAGATCGAGCTCGGGACCGACCACTTCAACGAGGCCCGCAAGGTCGGCGAGGGCGGGTATGGCCCCGTGTACAAGGGCCACCTCGACCACACCCCCGTCGCCATCAAGGTGCTCCGCCCCGACGCGGCGCAGGGCCGGTCCCAGTTccagcaggaggtggaggtgctcAGCTGCATCCGCCACCCCAACATggtgctcctcctcggcgccTGCCCCGAGTACGGCTGCCTCGTCTACGAGTACATGGCCAACGGCAGCCTGGACGACTGCCTCttccaccgcggcggcggcggcggcgccggcgggccggTGATCCCGTGGCAGCACCGGTTCCGCATCGCGGCGGAGATCGCGACGGGCCTGTTGTTCCTGCACCAGACCAAGCCGGAGCCCCTGGTGCACCGGGACCTCAAGCCCGGAAACATCCTCCTGGACCGCAACTACGTGAGCAAGATCAGCGACGTCGGGCTGGCGCGGCTTGTCCCCCCTTCCGTGGCCGACAACGTGACGCAGTGCCACAtgacctccgccgccggcaccttcTGCTACATCGATCCGGAGTACCAGCAGACGGGGATGCTAGGGGTCAAGTCCGACGTCTACTCGCTGGGGGTGATGCTGCTGCAGATCGTCACGGCGCGGCCACCCATGGGGCTCACGCACCACGTGGGGCGCGCCCTGGAGCGCGGCACCTTCGCCGACCTCCTTGACCCGGCCGTCCATGACTGGCCCATGGAGGAGGCGCACCGCTTCGCCGAGATCTCGCTCCGCTGCTGCGAGCTCCGCCGCAAGGACCGGCCAGACCTCGCCACCGTCGTGCTCCCAGAGCTGAACCGCCTCCGCGCGCTCGGCGAGGACAACATGGAGTACTGCAACCCCATgaccggacgcggcggcggcatgcaCAGCTCCTCCGGCTTCCACAGCGGCCACTACTCCCAGCCACGACAC GATCCGGCGAGTGATCCGACGCTAGGGAGGTTGCACCACAGCTCCCACGGGAGCCAGTCCGGCATGCCTACAAGGAGGTCCAACTACAACTGA
- the LOC101763022 gene encoding mitogen-activated protein kinase kinase 5, with protein sequence MRPGGPPNSRALQPPQQPGTPGRSRRRPDLTLPLPQRDLTSLAVPLPLPLPPSSAPSSTSSSGALSGPASLGAPTPPTSAGSAPPNPPPLCELERVRRIGSGAGGTVWMVRHRPTGRAYALKVLYGNHDDAVRRQITREIAILRTAEHPAVVRCHGMYEQAGELQILLEYMDGGSLEGRRIADEGFLAHVARQVLSGIAYLHRRHIVHRDIKPSNLLIDSGRRVKIADFGVGRILNQTMDPCNSSVGTIAYMSPERINTDLNDGAYDGYAGDIWSFGLSILEFYMGRFPLGENLGKQGDWAALMCAICYSDSPQAPRTASPDFKNFISLCLQKNPANRPSAMRLLQHPFVAQPQPQPQPLAAPPPS encoded by the coding sequence ATGAGGCCGGGCGGGCCGCCGAACTCCCGGGCGCtgcagccgccgcagcagccgggCACGCCGGGGCGGTCGCGCCGGCGCCCGGATCTCACGCTACCGCTGCCGCAGCGGGACCTGACCTCGCTCGCGGTGCCGCTGCCCCTGCCGCTCCCTCCGTCCTCCGCGCCGTCGTCCACGTCGTCGTCGGGGGCGTTGTCGGGCCCGGCGTCACTCGGCGCGCCCACCCCGCCGACCTCGGCCGGCTCCGCGCCGCCGAACCCACCGCCGCTGTGCGAGCTGGAGCGCGTGCGCCGCATcgggagcggcgccggcgggacgGTGTGGATGGTGCGCCACCGCCCCACGGGCCGCGCCTACGCGCTCAAGGTGCTCTACGGCAACCACGACGACGCCGTGCGGCGGCAGATCACGCGCGAGATCGCCATCCTCCGCACCGCCGAGCACCCGGCCGTGGTGCGCTGCCACGGCATGTACGAGCAGGCCGGCGAGCTCCAGATCCTGCTCGAGTACATGGACGGGGGATCCCTCGAGGGTCGCCGCATCGCCGACGAGGGCTTCCTCGCGCACGTGGCGCGCCAGGTGCTCTCCGGCATCGCCTACCTTCACCGGCGCCACATCGTGCACCGCGACATCAAGCCCTCCAACCTCCTGATCGACTCGGGGCGGCGCGTCAAGATCGCCGACTTCGGCGTGGGCCGCATCCTCAACCAGACCATGGACCCCTGCAACTCCTCCGTCGGCACCATCGCCTACATGAGCCCCGAGCGCATCAACACCGACCTCAACGACGGCGCCTACGATGGCTACGCCGGCGACATCTGGAGCTTCGGCCTCAGCATCCTCGAGTTCTACATGGGCCGCTTCCCCCTCGGCGAGAACCTCGGCAAGCAGGGCGACTGGGCCGCGCTCATGTGCGCCATCTGCTACTCCGACTCTCCGCAGGCGCCGCGCACCGCCTCGCCGGACTTCAAGAACTTCATCAGTCTCTGCCTCCAGAAGAACCCGGCGAACCGGCCGTCCGCGATGCGCCTGCTGCAGCACCCGTTCGTGgcccagccgcagccgcagccgcagcccctcgccgccccgccgccgtcatGA